In a genomic window of Hoeflea sp. 108:
- a CDS encoding helix-turn-helix domain-containing protein, with amino-acid sequence MGTAACPARRLELGFEEEPNELLRGVTNDRSGGVVKSSLRVLSVLEYFQANPRPARTTEISRALAIPNSSADDILKTLVRTGYLAFEPRQKVYLPSYRIVTLARRLESTFFGGTAVSDLMEEVHRCTGHTVWLCMENDRWVQCSAIIPGSDFHAGIHVEGFTDYDWTTAAGLALLSGKPQEVVVEIAKRMFRTEPPARRTASVTTLLDKVRLARKQGYATSRGFSGEGVTAVAAPFQSKVMRVSVAVGLVSPDPEESPGTLALGNTLRQIAARHQRLSELQRANDDLPISPEWEFPPQL; translated from the coding sequence ATGGGAACCGCGGCCTGCCCGGCAAGACGGTTGGAACTGGGTTTTGAGGAAGAACCCAACGAATTGCTGCGCGGCGTCACCAACGACCGCTCCGGCGGGGTGGTGAAATCCAGCCTGCGCGTGCTGTCGGTGCTGGAATACTTCCAGGCCAATCCGCGGCCGGCCCGCACGACGGAAATCAGCCGCGCGCTCGCCATCCCCAATTCCAGTGCCGACGACATCCTCAAGACCCTGGTGCGGACCGGGTACCTTGCATTCGAGCCACGGCAGAAAGTCTACCTGCCCTCCTACCGGATCGTTACGCTCGCTCGGCGCCTCGAAAGCACCTTCTTCGGCGGCACGGCGGTCTCCGATCTTATGGAGGAGGTTCATCGCTGCACCGGCCACACGGTGTGGCTGTGCATGGAAAACGATCGCTGGGTGCAATGCTCGGCAATCATTCCCGGTTCTGATTTTCACGCCGGCATCCATGTCGAGGGCTTTACCGACTACGACTGGACGACTGCCGCAGGCCTGGCGCTTCTGTCGGGCAAGCCGCAGGAGGTGGTGGTGGAGATTGCCAAGCGCATGTTCCGCACCGAGCCGCCGGCCAGGCGCACGGCCAGTGTAACCACGCTCCTCGACAAGGTGAGACTGGCTCGAAAACAAGGCTATGCCACCTCCCGCGGCTTCTCTGGGGAAGGCGTGACCGCTGTGGCGGCACCCTTCCAGTCCAAGGTCATGCGTGTTTCGGTTGCCGTCGGTCTGGTCAGTCCCGATCCGGAGGAGAGCCCGGGCACCCTTGCCCTCGGCAACACGCTCCGCCAGATCGCGGCACGGCACCAGCGGCTTTCAGAGCTGCAGCGGGCCAATGACGACCTGCCTATTTCGCCGGAGTGGGAATTCCCGCCGCAGCTATGA
- a CDS encoding ABC transporter substrate-binding protein has product MKSLWKTLAVAAAVAGMSLGARAQGSDAPKPLPQREKVTVAMTAKVEAYLPMILADRMGEFDKENIDIEYTFAKSSDGIVLLATRRADVLGGQPSAAVFNAIAGGADIRVVAPLFVQSPQQKQGIWANNAFLNGRKFTVDLFKDQTIASAIGLGSTASYFLQTELEKVGLSLKDVKFQTMASPDILVALENGAVNFGYLIDSIWQKADTSKVSLAFVQGPEMSAGSWSFGPRLLKERRDVGEAVMRALVRTTRNYLKGDYHQNSEIMKIMVEELQLPEETLKKGVSLSFDPNLYMPADLAARLQKTYALIPEVLSYTELMPEDRVVDQGFIAAAGIPTPAK; this is encoded by the coding sequence ATGAAATCTCTATGGAAGACGTTGGCGGTTGCGGCCGCAGTGGCTGGCATGAGCCTGGGCGCCCGCGCTCAAGGTTCCGACGCGCCAAAGCCGCTGCCGCAGCGCGAAAAAGTGACGGTCGCCATGACCGCGAAAGTCGAGGCCTACCTTCCGATGATCCTGGCCGACCGTATGGGCGAGTTCGACAAGGAAAACATCGATATCGAATACACCTTCGCCAAGTCGAGCGACGGCATCGTGCTCCTGGCGACCAGGCGCGCCGATGTGCTTGGCGGCCAGCCAAGTGCGGCCGTCTTCAACGCCATCGCCGGTGGTGCCGACATCCGCGTGGTTGCACCGCTGTTTGTCCAGTCACCCCAGCAGAAGCAGGGCATCTGGGCCAACAACGCCTTTCTCAACGGCCGCAAGTTTACCGTCGACCTGTTCAAGGATCAGACCATCGCCAGCGCCATCGGCCTTGGTTCGACGGCCTCCTATTTCCTGCAGACGGAACTGGAAAAGGTTGGGCTTTCCCTCAAGGACGTGAAGTTCCAGACCATGGCGTCGCCTGACATCCTGGTCGCCCTCGAGAACGGCGCCGTTAACTTCGGCTATTTGATCGACTCGATCTGGCAGAAGGCCGATACCTCCAAGGTGTCGCTGGCATTCGTGCAGGGACCGGAGATGTCGGCCGGTTCGTGGAGCTTCGGGCCGCGCCTGCTCAAGGAGCGACGCGACGTCGGCGAGGCGGTGATGCGGGCGCTGGTTCGTACGACGCGCAACTACCTGAAGGGCGACTACCACCAGAACTCCGAGATCATGAAGATCATGGTCGAGGAACTGCAACTGCCCGAGGAAACGCTCAAAAAGGGCGTCTCGCTGAGCTTCGACCCCAATCTTTACATGCCGGCAGATCTCGCGGCGCGCTTGCAGAAGACCTACGCCCTCATCCCCGAAGTGCTTTCCTACACCGAGTTGATGCCCGAAGACCGGGTCGTTGACCAGGGTTTCATAGCTGCGGCGGGAATTCCCACTCCGGCGAAATAG
- a CDS encoding SDR family NAD(P)-dependent oxidoreductase yields MHDTLVWISGATQGIGLGLARNVPFGNARVINLSRRKHPDFETLQFDLADPSSWDRVRGHFIRELAAFRGERAIFIHNAYYSEAIGMVGKVASAKYEKGVLANLAAPFVLAEAFLDACRPAYEAGLAMLSSGAAVAALEGLATYCASKVAIEHWVEVVARERQSRGGTGPWVVAVRPGGVDTPALRAAAEVDPEIYPRVASLKHNISNRVDIDTAGRRIWAALPPAPDTAVISFAEPPGDPAFHFGGPRVRQLAGSNWKLVYDAD; encoded by the coding sequence ATGCACGACACTCTCGTCTGGATCAGTGGGGCGACCCAGGGCATCGGCCTTGGTCTTGCCCGCAACGTTCCCTTTGGCAACGCTCGCGTCATCAATCTGTCGCGCCGCAAGCATCCGGATTTCGAGACGCTGCAGTTCGACCTGGCGGATCCCTCTTCATGGGATCGCGTCCGCGGCCATTTCATCCGCGAGCTGGCGGCTTTCCGCGGCGAGCGCGCGATCTTCATCCACAACGCCTACTATTCCGAGGCGATCGGGATGGTCGGCAAGGTGGCTTCGGCCAAGTATGAAAAGGGCGTTCTGGCCAATCTCGCCGCTCCCTTCGTGCTGGCCGAGGCCTTCCTCGATGCCTGTCGTCCAGCTTACGAGGCGGGCCTGGCCATGCTGTCGTCGGGCGCGGCTGTCGCGGCGCTCGAGGGGCTCGCCACCTATTGTGCGTCCAAGGTCGCGATCGAGCACTGGGTCGAGGTGGTCGCACGCGAGCGTCAGAGCCGCGGCGGAACCGGGCCATGGGTGGTGGCCGTGAGGCCCGGCGGCGTCGATACGCCGGCCCTGCGTGCCGCCGCCGAGGTCGACCCCGAAATTTACCCGCGTGTCGCCAGCCTCAAGCACAATATTTCCAACCGCGTCGACATCGATACCGCCGGGAGACGCATCTGGGCAGCACTGCCGCCGGCGCCCGATACGGCCGTCATTTCGTTTGCTGAACCGCCGGGAGACCCGGCGTTCCACTTTGGCGGTCCGCGCGTCCGGCAACTTGCGGGGTCGAACTGGAAGCTGGTCTACGACGCCGACTGA
- a CDS encoding OB-fold domain-containing protein, which translates to MNAIPLPYGDDPDTMVFWQATRQKRLVVQCCKACGRSQFPPHPFCAACAHPETEWVDAAGRGTIWSYGVAHGPTLPGFQDLVPYSMIVVELDDHPHIRMVGSLVAGPDAAINSVAASTIRIGLPVDVTFVTVSDDITLPRWMPRASEDIRP; encoded by the coding sequence ATGAACGCTATTCCGCTGCCTTACGGTGACGATCCCGACACAATGGTGTTCTGGCAGGCCACACGGCAGAAGCGTCTCGTCGTGCAGTGCTGCAAGGCTTGCGGCCGCAGTCAGTTTCCGCCGCATCCGTTCTGCGCTGCCTGCGCTCACCCCGAGACCGAATGGGTCGACGCAGCCGGTCGCGGCACCATCTGGTCATACGGCGTGGCGCATGGTCCGACCCTTCCGGGGTTCCAGGATCTGGTGCCATATTCAATGATTGTGGTCGAGCTCGACGACCATCCGCACATCCGCATGGTCGGCAGCCTGGTTGCCGGGCCGGACGCTGCCATCAACAGCGTCGCCGCGTCGACGATCCGCATTGGTCTGCCAGTCGACGTTACCTTTGTCACCGTCTCGGACGACATCACCTTGCCGCGCTGGATGCCGCGCGCTTCCGAGGACATCAGGCCATGA
- a CDS encoding hydantoinase B/oxoprolinase family protein, whose amino-acid sequence MTIGPIELEIIRHRMEAINADAGETLVRVSGSQIASEASDFNTAIMTADGTVVSCSKFILVQSTSLNLIVRDILDRYGENPGIGPGDQFLTNDPYLGTLHQPDVTLVAPIFHDGRLIAWAGSTVHEPDVGGPVSGGFNYAARSIFDEAIPIPPVKIVESGRIRRDIERDYLARTRTPELNALDLLGQIAANRASERQLLELCAVYGANGLVEAMDTLLASTEAAFRRRLKELPDGIWRENSFIQHEQRRGADYMPNQVYAVRLAMAKSADRLTFDFTASDDQAPGAVNSTYPTLANFTMAAVLVHICQGLPWMPGAIWRTIDIRTRKASVVDAEWPAGVAMSTGTSAQAIRNCVSACLARLLDGSEKHAHMAMASSQSSGAGGMSISGHRLDGRPFTTLFLDELSGGGGATVDTDGCDTSGTATSPGATPSNIETNEAYYPVLYLTRLELADTGGPGMRRGGVGAMHAYRPHRTDRSIALLSMAQGLQHPATMGLAGGEPGSPSGFAIMSGDVPVDHAMGWPDLADVVEIRLPDARTQLHPGHMLVTSSQGGGGFGDPLERDTAAVLADVLDGLVSTEGALRDFGVVMRRDDERVLVDRQATDAERKARRSTRIGEREPYRGGGAVGGRRLSSHFRAVETANGEQVACASCGCRLCGLGERLYSSLVLHEAPAGERSAITDRYPGSERFRIRHFYCPGCARQVDVQVALAGEPVLEAMDVRPQAKSEARS is encoded by the coding sequence ATGACCATCGGTCCGATCGAACTGGAAATCATTCGCCACAGAATGGAGGCGATAAACGCCGACGCAGGCGAGACGCTGGTGCGGGTCTCCGGATCGCAGATCGCGTCCGAGGCGAGCGATTTTAATACGGCGATCATGACCGCCGACGGCACCGTCGTCTCCTGCAGCAAGTTCATTCTGGTGCAGTCGACTTCGCTCAACCTGATCGTCCGTGACATCCTCGATCGTTACGGTGAGAACCCGGGCATCGGGCCGGGCGACCAATTCCTCACCAACGACCCCTATCTCGGGACGCTCCACCAGCCTGACGTGACCTTGGTGGCGCCGATTTTCCACGACGGACGGCTGATCGCCTGGGCAGGTTCGACCGTGCACGAGCCGGATGTCGGCGGTCCGGTCAGCGGCGGCTTCAACTATGCCGCCCGCTCGATCTTCGACGAGGCGATACCGATTCCGCCGGTCAAGATCGTCGAGAGCGGCCGGATCCGGCGTGACATCGAACGCGACTATCTCGCCCGCACTCGTACACCCGAATTGAACGCGCTCGACCTGCTCGGCCAGATTGCCGCGAACCGTGCGTCGGAGCGCCAGTTGCTCGAGCTATGCGCTGTCTATGGTGCGAACGGGCTGGTCGAGGCGATGGACACGCTGCTGGCCTCGACCGAGGCAGCCTTCCGCCGCCGCCTCAAGGAGTTGCCGGATGGCATCTGGCGCGAAAATTCCTTCATCCAGCACGAGCAGCGCAGGGGCGCCGACTATATGCCCAATCAGGTCTATGCGGTGAGACTGGCCATGGCTAAGTCGGCCGACAGGCTGACCTTCGACTTCACGGCAAGCGATGACCAGGCGCCCGGTGCAGTCAACTCCACCTATCCGACGCTGGCCAACTTCACCATGGCGGCGGTGCTCGTCCACATCTGCCAGGGCTTGCCATGGATGCCCGGCGCCATCTGGCGCACGATCGACATCCGCACCCGCAAGGCCTCGGTTGTCGATGCCGAGTGGCCAGCCGGCGTCGCCATGAGCACGGGTACCTCGGCCCAGGCGATCCGTAACTGCGTCAGTGCCTGTCTTGCCCGCCTGCTCGACGGATCTGAAAAGCACGCACACATGGCCATGGCGTCTTCACAGTCATCGGGCGCCGGTGGCATGTCGATCTCGGGCCATCGGCTTGACGGCCGCCCGTTCACCACGCTGTTCCTCGACGAGCTCAGCGGTGGCGGTGGCGCCACCGTTGACACTGATGGATGCGATACTTCGGGAACGGCAACCTCGCCGGGCGCGACGCCGTCGAACATCGAGACCAACGAGGCCTATTATCCGGTTCTCTATCTGACGCGGCTTGAACTTGCCGACACGGGCGGGCCGGGGATGCGCCGCGGCGGGGTTGGTGCAATGCATGCCTATCGCCCGCACCGGACGGATCGTTCCATCGCGCTGCTGTCGATGGCGCAGGGTCTGCAGCATCCGGCGACGATGGGGCTGGCAGGTGGCGAGCCAGGATCTCCGAGCGGTTTTGCGATCATGAGCGGTGATGTCCCCGTCGATCATGCGATGGGCTGGCCGGACCTGGCCGATGTCGTCGAAATCCGCCTCCCTGACGCGCGTACGCAGCTCCATCCCGGACATATGCTTGTCACGTCTTCACAGGGTGGCGGCGGCTTTGGCGACCCGCTCGAGCGCGATACCGCGGCCGTGTTGGCCGATGTGCTCGATGGCCTGGTCAGCACGGAGGGTGCGCTACGCGATTTCGGTGTGGTCATGCGGCGCGATGATGAACGGGTCCTGGTCGATCGACAAGCCACCGACGCCGAACGCAAGGCGCGGCGCAGCACCAGGATTGGCGAGCGTGAGCCGTACCGGGGGGGCGGCGCTGTTGGTGGACGACGGCTCTCCAGCCATTTCCGGGCGGTCGAAACCGCCAATGGCGAACAGGTCGCCTGCGCGTCTTGCGGCTGCCGTCTCTGCGGGCTCGGCGAACGCCTTTACAGCAGCCTCGTTCTCCATGAGGCCCCCGCGGGCGAACGCTCCGCGATCACCGATCGTTATCCCGGCAGCGAGCGATTCCGAATCCGCCATTTCTATTGTCCCGGATGCGCCCGGCAGGTTGACGTTCAGGTGGCGCTGGCGGGCGAGCCGGTGCTCGAGGCGATGGATGTGCGCCCCCAAGCCAAGAGCGAGGCACGATCATGA
- a CDS encoding hydantoinase/oxoprolinase family protein has translation MQIVGIDTGGTFTDTVILADDGRIGVGKSLTTHGRLMEGVIASLGVAARSLGRNLRDILETTDILSHGTTVGLNALLTGSGARVGLLVTAGFESTLPMARSNKVHGLPDEDSINALKWRKPDLLVSRRRIVGVDERIDVDGRIVQPLDEQQARRAIRQLVSRGAEAIGIALMWSPVNAVHERRLADLVAEEAPGLHVTLSSELAPRIGEYERTATVAMNAYVAPLVGDYLASLEEALRAEGFVGLFLIVTMGGGVRRAKSLRDAPVHLLQSGPVGGIMAARQVGARLGHADVLATDVGGTSFDVGLVVGGTLPNATRPRIDRHSLAVPVIDLASIGTGGGSIAYVDAELGVLRVGPQSAGSMPGPACYGRGGTQPTVTDAAVVLGYLDRLGGALHLDRGAAQAAILALAEHLGMEIEAAAEGILRVANAQMADLVRRASVQRGYDPRNFVLYAYGGAAPQHVGRYAAEIGVKSIVIPRLAPEFSAWGAAASDMRTACEIELPARSLRDFCDIEIEAFDRLEQRARGEFDGLGEAGFSKAVDIRRKVGLKFSRQLHRIDIDVPGACLGPAEIAVAEAAFRARYEQIVGRGAAHAGSTIELAAIVVEARMPISMPEAAKAPRRGVPQPVRSRNAWFHGREQETPVYLWDDLGEGAEIAGPAFIESEQTTAVIHPDQTAATDADGNLTIAVLRHGKAPAQPSIEELA, from the coding sequence ATGCAGATCGTTGGCATCGATACGGGCGGCACCTTCACCGACACGGTCATCCTTGCCGATGATGGACGCATCGGAGTCGGCAAGTCGCTGACGACGCATGGCCGCCTGATGGAGGGTGTGATCGCCTCTCTAGGTGTAGCAGCGAGATCGCTTGGCAGGAACTTGCGCGACATTCTCGAGACGACCGACATCCTGTCTCATGGGACCACGGTTGGCCTCAACGCCTTGCTGACCGGCAGCGGCGCCCGTGTCGGCCTGCTCGTGACCGCCGGCTTCGAATCGACCTTGCCCATGGCGCGCTCGAACAAGGTGCACGGCCTGCCCGATGAGGACAGCATCAACGCCCTCAAATGGCGAAAGCCAGATCTGCTCGTGTCGCGTCGCCGCATCGTCGGCGTCGACGAGCGCATCGATGTCGACGGCAGGATCGTCCAGCCGCTGGATGAGCAGCAGGCACGCCGCGCGATCCGGCAGCTCGTCTCGCGCGGTGCCGAGGCGATCGGAATTGCGCTGATGTGGTCGCCGGTCAATGCCGTGCACGAACGCCGTCTCGCCGACCTCGTAGCGGAGGAGGCGCCTGGCCTGCATGTGACCCTATCGAGCGAGCTTGCGCCCCGCATCGGCGAATATGAGCGAACGGCGACCGTTGCGATGAACGCCTATGTCGCGCCGCTGGTTGGAGATTACCTTGCCTCGCTTGAAGAAGCGCTGCGTGCGGAGGGGTTTGTCGGCCTTTTCCTCATCGTGACGATGGGCGGCGGCGTACGGCGCGCAAAGTCGCTGCGCGACGCGCCGGTGCATCTCCTGCAATCGGGACCAGTCGGTGGCATCATGGCCGCGCGCCAGGTGGGCGCACGGCTCGGGCATGCCGATGTGCTGGCAACGGATGTCGGTGGCACCAGCTTTGATGTCGGTCTCGTCGTTGGCGGCACATTGCCCAATGCAACGCGGCCGCGCATAGACCGCCACAGCCTTGCCGTCCCTGTCATCGACCTTGCATCGATCGGCACCGGCGGCGGCAGCATTGCCTATGTCGATGCCGAGCTGGGCGTGTTGCGGGTAGGTCCGCAAAGCGCCGGCTCCATGCCGGGCCCTGCCTGCTATGGTCGTGGCGGGACGCAGCCTACGGTCACCGACGCTGCCGTCGTGCTCGGTTATCTCGACCGCCTTGGTGGTGCTTTGCACCTTGACCGCGGGGCTGCACAGGCGGCGATTTTGGCGCTCGCCGAACACCTCGGAATGGAGATCGAGGCGGCGGCTGAAGGTATCCTGCGCGTGGCGAATGCGCAGATGGCTGATCTCGTCCGCCGGGCCAGCGTCCAGCGCGGTTACGATCCGCGCAACTTCGTCCTCTACGCTTACGGTGGGGCAGCACCTCAGCATGTCGGGCGCTATGCCGCCGAGATTGGCGTCAAGTCGATCGTCATTCCACGCCTGGCACCGGAGTTTTCCGCTTGGGGCGCTGCTGCCAGCGACATGCGGACAGCCTGCGAAATCGAGCTGCCGGCCAGGTCATTGCGTGACTTCTGCGACATTGAGATCGAGGCTTTCGACCGGCTGGAGCAGCGCGCCCGCGGCGAATTCGACGGGCTGGGGGAGGCGGGCTTTTCGAAGGCAGTCGACATCCGGCGCAAGGTCGGCCTGAAATTCTCCCGCCAGCTGCATCGGATCGATATCGACGTACCGGGCGCGTGCCTTGGGCCGGCGGAGATCGCCGTCGCTGAAGCGGCTTTCCGGGCGCGCTACGAGCAGATCGTCGGCCGTGGTGCTGCTCATGCCGGCAGCACCATCGAACTCGCGGCAATCGTAGTCGAGGCGCGTATGCCGATTTCCATGCCCGAAGCCGCAAAGGCCCCACGCCGGGGCGTGCCGCAGCCGGTACGCAGCCGCAACGCCTGGTTCCATGGCCGCGAACAGGAAACGCCTGTCTATCTCTGGGACGACCTTGGCGAGGGCGCGGAGATCGCGGGACCGGCCTTCATCGAATCCGAGCAGACGACGGCGGTGATCCATCCCGATCAGACAGCCGCAACCGACGCGGACGGCAACCTGACTATAGCGGTGTTGCGCCACGGCAAGGCTCCGGCGCAGCCGAGCATCGAGGAACTTGCATGA